Proteins from a genomic interval of Cupriavidus sp. WKF15:
- a CDS encoding ABC transporter ATP-binding protein — MIHSAVLPVATRAAASGVSVDGSSTAIGLVDLSISFGALRVVDGVSLTIRRGERRLLLGPNGAGKTTLLNLIAGDLRATRGRISLLGQDVTAKPTHARARMGLGRTYQILTPFRDKTLLQNVLMSLTGKSTTPDRLSPWKRFGGSALEAEARAVLARVDLEVRAETPVHACSYGELRRLEIAMALAQQPSILLLDEPLAGLSGAERVGVAELLSHLPKALTIVMVEHDMDVALSFAESITVLQSGRVVVDGDKRSVLADPRTQEIYLGH, encoded by the coding sequence ATGATCCACTCCGCAGTCCTACCGGTGGCCACGCGTGCCGCCGCTTCGGGGGTCTCTGTCGACGGCAGTTCGACTGCAATCGGCCTGGTTGACCTGTCTATCTCGTTCGGCGCCTTGCGCGTCGTGGATGGTGTAAGTCTGACGATACGGCGGGGGGAGCGCAGGCTACTCCTGGGGCCGAACGGCGCCGGAAAGACAACCTTGCTGAATCTGATCGCGGGAGATCTGCGTGCCACGCGCGGCCGTATCTCGTTGCTTGGACAAGATGTCACAGCCAAGCCTACGCATGCCCGGGCGCGCATGGGCCTGGGCAGGACCTATCAGATACTCACGCCCTTTCGCGACAAGACGCTGTTGCAAAACGTGCTGATGTCGCTGACTGGGAAATCAACTACACCCGACCGTTTGAGTCCTTGGAAGCGTTTCGGCGGCTCAGCGCTCGAGGCTGAGGCCCGTGCCGTGCTGGCGCGTGTGGACCTCGAGGTCCGCGCCGAAACACCCGTGCACGCCTGCTCGTACGGAGAACTGCGGCGGCTGGAGATTGCTATGGCCCTTGCACAGCAGCCCAGCATCCTGCTTCTGGACGAGCCGCTGGCGGGGTTGTCGGGAGCTGAGCGCGTGGGCGTTGCCGAACTGCTGTCGCACCTGCCGAAGGCTCTGACGATTGTGATGGTCGAGCACGACATGGATGTGGCGCTTTCCTTTGCCGAGTCCATCACGGTGCTCCAGAGCGGCCGCGTTGTCGTTGATGGGGACAAGCGCTCTGTCCTGGCCGACCCGCGCACGCAGGAGATATACCTTGGCCACTAA
- a CDS encoding ABC transporter ATP-binding protein has protein sequence MATNTLPALALSGVTSGYDQSEILQDVSLTVRPGTVLALLGRNGAGKTTCIHTVMGMVPAYRGAIQLFGENIVALPVDSIVRRGVALVPQGRRLFSLLSVRENLTVARTADAAHAGPPWTIAQIVEMFPRLGERFHQRAATLSGGEQQMLAIGRALMSRPRVLLMDEPTEGLSPQMIDEVSAIVARLREAGISILLVEQNSKIALSVADDVAVLVSGRVAYTDRATKLAGQPVLMERFLGVASAEAPALA, from the coding sequence TTGGCCACTAATACCCTTCCCGCACTCGCGCTGTCCGGCGTCACCTCGGGCTACGACCAAAGTGAAATCCTGCAGGACGTTTCGCTGACCGTTCGCCCTGGTACCGTGCTTGCGCTGCTCGGCCGAAACGGCGCGGGCAAAACGACCTGCATCCATACGGTCATGGGCATGGTCCCAGCGTATCGAGGAGCCATTCAGTTGTTCGGCGAAAACATCGTCGCGCTGCCGGTTGACAGTATTGTCCGACGCGGCGTGGCACTGGTTCCGCAAGGTCGTCGCCTTTTCTCGCTCCTGTCGGTACGCGAAAACCTTACCGTTGCCAGGACCGCCGACGCTGCCCATGCAGGTCCGCCCTGGACTATCGCGCAGATTGTGGAGATGTTTCCACGACTAGGGGAACGATTCCATCAGCGTGCCGCAACGCTTTCCGGTGGTGAACAACAGATGCTGGCAATCGGACGGGCGCTGATGAGCCGCCCGCGCGTGCTGCTGATGGATGAGCCCACGGAGGGGCTTTCTCCCCAAATGATTGATGAAGTCTCGGCGATTGTTGCGCGGCTGCGGGAGGCTGGCATATCGATCCTGCTCGTCGAGCAGAACAGCAAGATTGCGCTTTCGGTCGCTGACGATGTGGCGGTTCTCGTCAGTGGACGCGTCGCATATACGGATCGCGCGACCAAACTGGCAGGCCAGCCGGTACTGATGGAGCGCTTCCTGGGCGTCGCGTCGGCAGAAGCACCGGCGCTGGCCTGA
- a CDS encoding porin — protein sequence MKWNQEVAVVQSMRGVACQRRRRQGVRRVGIALAAIGMGFGGSARASLNLYGVLDVGLNYRSVAGVDPSTGRAAGALALASGNELTSRWGLIGLEDIGEGYKIAFKLESGFAADTGAANASVPFPHDNGSLFDRGATIGVVAPWGTVRLGRNWSSFFDGISAGDATGYMNFGSLANATFQNSSNLKPGEGFPGIASGINSAVNGGLMYTWVNKSIKYMLPDEFYGFSGGVTYGLGGTAGSFSNKSTLTANLNWTNGKIGFASGYFDGKDPTGQTNDPWMRAYTIGVTYTWGALKTGVNFAKFKNPTTGADQNYYYVGAAYQATPAWRLTADWLHLQDKQVSEAGADLYKIGAGYAFSKRTTLYVDVAYSNNKPKGMLGAGSNTSILASPATIGHNQLAVGAGIRTLF from the coding sequence ATGAAGTGGAATCAAGAAGTGGCAGTCGTACAGTCAATGCGAGGCGTGGCCTGTCAGCGGCGGCGCAGGCAGGGAGTCAGGCGAGTCGGAATAGCGCTGGCTGCTATCGGTATGGGCTTTGGCGGATCCGCCCGCGCAAGCCTGAACTTATATGGCGTGCTCGACGTCGGTTTGAACTATCGATCGGTGGCCGGAGTGGATCCGTCCACGGGGCGCGCCGCTGGTGCGCTGGCACTCGCCTCCGGGAATGAGCTGACCAGTCGCTGGGGTCTCATCGGCCTTGAAGACATTGGCGAGGGGTACAAGATTGCGTTCAAGCTGGAGAGTGGCTTTGCGGCGGACACCGGCGCGGCCAATGCGTCTGTTCCATTTCCTCACGATAATGGATCGCTGTTCGACCGTGGGGCAACCATCGGTGTCGTTGCACCTTGGGGGACAGTGCGCTTAGGGCGCAACTGGTCTTCATTCTTCGATGGCATCTCGGCCGGTGATGCTACGGGGTACATGAACTTCGGGTCGCTCGCGAACGCGACCTTCCAGAATTCATCGAACCTCAAACCGGGCGAAGGGTTTCCCGGTATTGCCTCAGGTATAAACAGCGCTGTCAATGGTGGCCTGATGTACACGTGGGTCAACAAGTCGATCAAGTACATGCTGCCGGATGAGTTCTATGGATTCAGCGGTGGCGTCACCTACGGCCTTGGCGGTACCGCGGGCAGCTTCTCGAACAAGTCCACGTTGACGGCCAACCTGAACTGGACCAATGGAAAAATTGGCTTCGCGTCGGGATACTTCGATGGCAAGGATCCAACAGGGCAGACCAACGATCCCTGGATGCGCGCCTATACCATCGGCGTTACCTATACGTGGGGGGCACTTAAGACCGGGGTGAATTTTGCCAAGTTCAAGAACCCGACCACCGGAGCAGACCAGAATTACTACTACGTCGGAGCTGCCTATCAAGCGACGCCTGCCTGGCGCCTGACCGCCGACTGGCTGCACCTCCAGGACAAGCAGGTCAGTGAAGCCGGTGCAGACCTCTACAAGATCGGGGCTGGCTATGCGTTCTCGAAGCGCACCACCTTGTACGTCGACGTCGCGTACTCAAATAACAAGCCCAAGGGCATGTTGGGTGCGGGGAGTAACACAAGCATCCTCGCCAGCCCTGCGACGATCGGACACAATCAATTGGCGGTGGGCGCCGGTATCCGTACGCTGTTCTAG
- a CDS encoding Lrp/AsnC family transcriptional regulator, which produces MRFDRIDVRILAELQRDARVRANELAERVGLSPSPFYRRIRLLEEEGVIDGYVTLLNQEKAGFPVSAYVQVAIEKKTEERLARFEAAIAKLDEVMECYLMTGSFDYMLRVVAPDIAGIERFVMTQLTTLEGVSDISTSLALRRVVYKTALPVRERNGS; this is translated from the coding sequence ATGCGTTTTGACCGTATCGATGTGCGTATCCTTGCCGAACTTCAGCGCGATGCGCGGGTACGGGCGAATGAACTGGCGGAGCGAGTTGGCCTCTCCCCGTCCCCGTTCTATCGACGTATCCGGCTACTTGAGGAAGAGGGAGTCATCGACGGCTATGTCACGCTGCTAAATCAGGAGAAAGCCGGCTTTCCCGTCAGCGCATACGTGCAAGTGGCAATCGAAAAGAAGACAGAAGAGCGGCTAGCACGCTTTGAGGCGGCCATCGCGAAACTCGACGAGGTGATGGAGTGCTATTTGATGACAGGCAGCTTCGACTACATGCTCCGTGTCGTTGCACCCGATATCGCAGGTATCGAGCGATTCGTCATGACGCAACTGACGACCCTTGAAGGCGTCAGTGATATCAGTACCTCGCTAGCGCTGCGACGGGTGGTGTACAAGACAGCGCTGCCGGTCCGGGAGCGAAATGGCTCCTAA
- a CDS encoding indolepyruvate ferredoxin oxidoreductase family protein encodes MNQRANENHFLTDESYRLEDRYLRASGRVFLTGTQALVRILLEQARADRVAGLRTGGLVSGYRGSPLGGLDQELWRQRKMLAEHDIRFEPGLNEDLGATMLWGAQQIDAFPGKRVEGVFSMWYGKGPGVDRTGDVFRNANILGTSRHGGVLAVAGDDHAAQSSMFPHQTDHVFEGAMMPILFPSSVEEYIEFGLFGYALSRFSGLWIAFKAITETVESGRSMTLSGAGLHGGFAVPTDIQIPERGFGLDINIRWPQQRAELERRLIEERLPAALAFARANPIDRAVVRPANARVGIITVGKAHLDVMAALRRLDLDTAALESIGIGVYKVGMSWPLEGQGVERFCAGMRALIVVEEKRSMVEQQIQALLYNHRAEVRPAVYGKHGPDGETWLPATMEFSPEQVAGVLRWFFDAQGVVVAEARGTDRASAEAGARSRVIPIQAAEPVLSRKPFFCSGCPHNSSTRLPDGSYAAAGIGCHIMALGQRERTATFCQMGGEGVQWVGLSSFSTMPHLFVNLGDGTYQHSGSLAIRQAVAAGTAVTYKILFNDAVAMTGGQPTEGGLTVSKVAAQLMAEGVREIVVVSEEPARYHSTGEMPASVAVVERSELDTVQKRLREYRGVSAIIYDQTCAAEKRRRRKRGSLATPKRHVAIHPAVCEGCGDCSARSGCIAVEPLETELGRKRAVNQSACNKDMTCVQGYCPSFVTIEGERQSVVQSGTLQRLEAEWQLTLPPPATTSPELLQHCGVLVAGIGGTGIVTVGAILAMAAHLEGRGASTLDFTGLAQKNGAVVSHIQLARSPDHIATARIESKSANLLLGCDAVVAASPDVLARLHPGSAHAVVETAMTPTADFVGNGDMQISLLAHRHAIERVLGEGRAEFHDWSAAAQTIFGDTFAANLMLVGHAFQRGWLPVSEIAIQRAIELNGAAVETNRRAFLWGRILAHDQTALQKAGQAAAAASEPFTIGGFVSARAQDLGAYQNAAYGRRYAVLVDRVARAEGHIAGTPGALTEAVARSYFKVLAYKDEYEVARLHTDPVTSRALLQGFAPGAQRVFHMAPPILARARGADGMRRKIALKGWFIVPLMHMLRHGKVLRGTVLDPFGLQADRQLERRLIIEFERDVDAVLERLSLKTVDDAVALVRLYEKVRGFGHVKIRHFEEARPEFERLREKIGRSDG; translated from the coding sequence ATGAACCAGCGCGCAAACGAGAACCACTTTCTTACCGATGAAAGCTACCGACTGGAGGATCGCTATCTGCGCGCTTCCGGGCGGGTGTTTCTCACGGGGACACAGGCGCTGGTGCGTATCCTGCTCGAACAGGCCCGAGCCGACCGCGTCGCCGGGTTGCGCACCGGTGGTCTGGTGTCTGGCTATCGTGGATCACCGCTTGGCGGGCTGGATCAAGAGCTGTGGCGACAGCGCAAGATGCTCGCCGAGCACGATATTCGCTTCGAACCCGGATTGAACGAGGATCTGGGGGCAACAATGCTGTGGGGAGCACAGCAGATTGATGCCTTTCCAGGGAAGCGGGTCGAAGGGGTGTTCTCGATGTGGTACGGCAAGGGGCCAGGCGTTGATCGAACCGGTGACGTGTTCCGCAATGCCAATATCCTCGGCACGTCGCGCCACGGTGGCGTACTTGCGGTCGCGGGGGATGATCACGCGGCGCAGTCTTCGATGTTCCCGCACCAGACGGATCACGTGTTCGAGGGGGCGATGATGCCCATCCTGTTCCCGTCCTCCGTGGAGGAGTACATCGAGTTCGGCCTGTTTGGCTACGCACTCTCGCGCTTTTCCGGATTGTGGATCGCGTTCAAGGCAATTACCGAAACGGTGGAGAGTGGCAGGTCGATGACGCTATCTGGCGCAGGCTTGCATGGTGGCTTTGCTGTTCCCACGGATATCCAGATTCCCGAACGAGGTTTCGGTCTCGATATCAACATACGATGGCCGCAGCAGCGCGCCGAACTGGAGCGGCGCCTGATCGAGGAACGGCTGCCCGCAGCGCTTGCCTTTGCCCGTGCCAATCCGATCGATCGCGCGGTGGTACGGCCGGCAAACGCCAGAGTCGGGATCATCACAGTGGGCAAGGCTCATCTCGATGTGATGGCGGCGCTGCGGCGCCTTGATCTGGATACGGCCGCGCTGGAATCCATAGGTATCGGTGTCTATAAGGTCGGCATGTCCTGGCCGTTGGAGGGGCAAGGGGTGGAGCGCTTTTGCGCGGGCATGCGAGCGCTCATCGTGGTGGAAGAAAAGCGCAGTATGGTCGAGCAACAGATCCAGGCGTTGCTGTACAACCACCGGGCGGAAGTCCGTCCCGCGGTGTACGGCAAGCACGGGCCTGACGGTGAAACGTGGTTGCCTGCAACGATGGAGTTTTCTCCCGAGCAGGTAGCAGGTGTCCTTCGCTGGTTCTTCGACGCTCAGGGCGTTGTTGTCGCAGAGGCGCGCGGGACGGACCGTGCCAGCGCCGAAGCGGGTGCCCGTTCACGGGTGATCCCAATCCAGGCGGCCGAGCCGGTCCTGTCGCGCAAGCCGTTCTTCTGCTCCGGCTGCCCGCATAACAGCTCGACGCGCCTGCCAGACGGTTCGTATGCTGCGGCCGGCATCGGATGCCACATCATGGCGCTGGGGCAGCGTGAGCGAACCGCAACCTTCTGTCAGATGGGTGGCGAGGGCGTGCAGTGGGTCGGTCTTTCGAGCTTCTCCACCATGCCACATCTGTTCGTCAACCTGGGCGACGGGACCTACCAGCATTCGGGCAGCCTGGCAATTCGGCAGGCCGTGGCGGCGGGGACCGCCGTGACCTACAAGATCCTCTTCAATGATGCGGTCGCAATGACCGGCGGCCAGCCGACCGAAGGGGGCCTGACGGTATCGAAGGTCGCCGCGCAGCTCATGGCCGAAGGGGTGAGAGAAATCGTGGTGGTCTCGGAGGAACCCGCGCGGTATCACTCGACGGGCGAAATGCCCGCCAGTGTGGCTGTGGTGGAGCGCAGCGAACTTGATACCGTTCAGAAGCGCCTGCGCGAGTACCGCGGCGTTTCCGCCATCATCTATGACCAGACGTGTGCGGCCGAGAAGCGTCGCCGGCGCAAGCGCGGTTCGCTGGCGACGCCCAAACGGCACGTCGCTATCCATCCTGCCGTGTGCGAGGGCTGTGGAGACTGCTCGGCGCGCTCCGGTTGTATTGCCGTCGAGCCGCTGGAGACGGAGCTTGGCCGCAAGCGTGCTGTCAACCAGTCAGCGTGCAACAAGGACATGACCTGCGTGCAAGGCTACTGCCCAAGCTTCGTGACCATCGAGGGGGAGCGGCAAAGCGTAGTGCAATCAGGCACGCTGCAGCGTCTGGAAGCCGAGTGGCAGCTTACGTTGCCACCACCCGCCACGACTTCGCCCGAGTTACTGCAGCATTGTGGGGTACTTGTGGCAGGGATCGGCGGGACCGGGATTGTCACCGTTGGCGCAATCCTCGCCATGGCGGCTCATCTGGAAGGTCGTGGCGCCTCGACGCTCGATTTCACGGGCCTGGCCCAGAAGAATGGGGCGGTTGTCAGCCATATACAGCTGGCCCGGTCGCCTGACCACATTGCCACGGCACGCATCGAGTCGAAGAGCGCCAATCTTTTGCTTGGCTGCGATGCTGTCGTGGCGGCCTCGCCGGATGTGCTGGCAAGGCTTCATCCAGGCTCGGCGCATGCTGTGGTGGAAACCGCAATGACACCGACCGCGGATTTTGTCGGCAATGGCGATATGCAGATTTCCCTGCTGGCGCATCGGCATGCAATCGAACGTGTGCTTGGTGAGGGCAGGGCGGAATTCCATGACTGGAGCGCCGCGGCGCAAACGATATTCGGTGATACTTTTGCGGCTAACCTGATGTTGGTGGGCCATGCCTTTCAACGCGGTTGGCTCCCGGTTTCGGAGATCGCTATCCAGCGTGCCATTGAACTCAATGGCGCTGCTGTCGAGACCAACCGGCGGGCGTTCCTGTGGGGCCGGATTCTGGCCCACGACCAGACGGCGTTGCAGAAGGCGGGGCAAGCTGCCGCTGCGGCAAGCGAGCCATTCACCATCGGCGGATTCGTCAGCGCACGCGCGCAAGACCTTGGTGCCTACCAGAATGCCGCCTATGGGCGGCGGTATGCCGTCCTCGTGGACCGTGTCGCCCGTGCGGAAGGTCATATCGCGGGTACGCCAGGGGCGTTGACGGAAGCCGTCGCACGTAGCTATTTCAAGGTCCTCGCCTACAAGGATGAGTACGAAGTAGCACGTCTTCACACGGACCCTGTGACGTCGCGAGCCCTGCTGCAAGGTTTTGCACCCGGAGCGCAGCGTGTCTTTCATATGGCTCCCCCGATCCTGGCGCGAGCCCGCGGTGCCGATGGAATGCGTCGCAAGATTGCCTTGAAGGGCTGGTTCATCGTGCCGCTGATGCATATG